The Humulus lupulus chromosome 4, drHumLupu1.1, whole genome shotgun sequence genome has a window encoding:
- the LOC133830410 gene encoding transcription factor bHLH79 isoform X1: MDPPLINESSFSAANPSSYSLAEIWPFGGEPGGVSRLGLRMSHMGQNPSGLGESSGNRDGSMEESTVTGQSGGGGGRKRRDVSSEDESSKVVFTSSANDLNNSNGKRTKLSGSKRENGVSKVEAESSSVVGDKPVEQASMPSEPPKQDYIHVRARRGQATDSHSLAERARREKISERMKILQDLVPGCNKVVIGKALVLDEIINYIQSLQRQVEFLSMKLETVNSRMTLSPTIEGFSSKDIGLQAFDAAGLLFGSQAPRDYAQGSPPEWLHMQVGGSID; encoded by the exons ATGGATCCTCCACTCATAAACGAATCTTCATTCTCTGCTGCCAACCCATCTTCCTATAGTTTGGCCGAGATTTGGCCATTTGGTGGAGAACCCGGTGGCGTTTCTAGGCTGGGCCTTCGAATGAGCCATATGGGCCAAAACCCAAGTGGGCTTGGAGAGAGCTCCGGAAATCGAGATGGGTCGATGGAGGAATCCACTGTAACGGGGCAGAGTGGCGGTGGTGGTGGAAGGAAGAGAAGGGATGTGAGCTCTGAAGACGAGTCTTCAAAGGTGGTCTTCACTAGTAGTGCCAATGATTTG AATAACTCAAATGGTAAGAGGACGAAATTATCAGGATCCAAACGTGAAAACGGTGTTTCAAAAGTTGAAGCGGAATCTAGTTCGGTGGTTGGTGATAAGCCAGTTGAACAAGCAAGTATGCCTTCTGAACCGCCCAAACAAGATTATATTCACGTTAGAGCAAGAAGGGGCCAAGCTACTGATAGTCACAGTCTCGCAGAAAGA GCAAGAAGAGAAAAAATTAGTGAAAGAATGAAGATTTTACAAGATTTGGTTCCTGGATGTAACAAGGTA GTTATTGGTAAAGCACTTGTTCTTGATGAGATAATTAATTACATCCAATCTCTGCAGCGCCAAGTTGAG TTTCTGTCAATGAAGCTAGAAACAGTAAATTCGAGGATGACTTTGAGTCCTACCATTGAAGGCTTTTCGTCAAAAGAT ATTGGTCTGCAGGCATTTGATGCTGCAGGATTGTTATTTGGCTCACAAGCACCAAGGGATTATGCTCAAGGCTCACCACCCGAATGGCTGCATATGCAGGTTGGTGGTAGTATCGATTGA
- the LOC133830410 gene encoding transcription factor bHLH79 isoform X2: protein MDPPLINESSFSAANPSSYSLAEIWPFGGEPGGVSRLGLRMSHMGQNPSGLGESSGNRDGSMEESTVTGQSGGGGGRKRRDVSSEDESSKVVFTSSANDLNNSNGKRTKLSGSKRENGVSKVEAESSSVVGDKPVEQASMPSEPPKQDYIHVRARRGQATDSHSLAERARREKISERMKILQDLVPGCNKVIGKALVLDEIINYIQSLQRQVEFLSMKLETVNSRMTLSPTIEGFSSKDIGLQAFDAAGLLFGSQAPRDYAQGSPPEWLHMQVGGSID, encoded by the exons ATGGATCCTCCACTCATAAACGAATCTTCATTCTCTGCTGCCAACCCATCTTCCTATAGTTTGGCCGAGATTTGGCCATTTGGTGGAGAACCCGGTGGCGTTTCTAGGCTGGGCCTTCGAATGAGCCATATGGGCCAAAACCCAAGTGGGCTTGGAGAGAGCTCCGGAAATCGAGATGGGTCGATGGAGGAATCCACTGTAACGGGGCAGAGTGGCGGTGGTGGTGGAAGGAAGAGAAGGGATGTGAGCTCTGAAGACGAGTCTTCAAAGGTGGTCTTCACTAGTAGTGCCAATGATTTG AATAACTCAAATGGTAAGAGGACGAAATTATCAGGATCCAAACGTGAAAACGGTGTTTCAAAAGTTGAAGCGGAATCTAGTTCGGTGGTTGGTGATAAGCCAGTTGAACAAGCAAGTATGCCTTCTGAACCGCCCAAACAAGATTATATTCACGTTAGAGCAAGAAGGGGCCAAGCTACTGATAGTCACAGTCTCGCAGAAAGA GCAAGAAGAGAAAAAATTAGTGAAAGAATGAAGATTTTACAAGATTTGGTTCCTGGATGTAACAAG GTTATTGGTAAAGCACTTGTTCTTGATGAGATAATTAATTACATCCAATCTCTGCAGCGCCAAGTTGAG TTTCTGTCAATGAAGCTAGAAACAGTAAATTCGAGGATGACTTTGAGTCCTACCATTGAAGGCTTTTCGTCAAAAGAT ATTGGTCTGCAGGCATTTGATGCTGCAGGATTGTTATTTGGCTCACAAGCACCAAGGGATTATGCTCAAGGCTCACCACCCGAATGGCTGCATATGCAGGTTGGTGGTAGTATCGATTGA
- the LOC133830410 gene encoding transcription factor bHLH79 isoform X3 — translation MDPPLINESSFSAANPSSYSLAEIWPFGGEPGGVSRLGLRMSHMGQNPSGLGESSGNRDGSMEESTVTGQSGGGGGRKRRDVSSEDESSKNNSNGKRTKLSGSKRENGVSKVEAESSSVVGDKPVEQASMPSEPPKQDYIHVRARRGQATDSHSLAERARREKISERMKILQDLVPGCNKVVIGKALVLDEIINYIQSLQRQVEFLSMKLETVNSRMTLSPTIEGFSSKDIGLQAFDAAGLLFGSQAPRDYAQGSPPEWLHMQVGGSID, via the exons ATGGATCCTCCACTCATAAACGAATCTTCATTCTCTGCTGCCAACCCATCTTCCTATAGTTTGGCCGAGATTTGGCCATTTGGTGGAGAACCCGGTGGCGTTTCTAGGCTGGGCCTTCGAATGAGCCATATGGGCCAAAACCCAAGTGGGCTTGGAGAGAGCTCCGGAAATCGAGATGGGTCGATGGAGGAATCCACTGTAACGGGGCAGAGTGGCGGTGGTGGTGGAAGGAAGAGAAGGGATGTGAGCTCTGAAGACGAGTCTTCAAAG AATAACTCAAATGGTAAGAGGACGAAATTATCAGGATCCAAACGTGAAAACGGTGTTTCAAAAGTTGAAGCGGAATCTAGTTCGGTGGTTGGTGATAAGCCAGTTGAACAAGCAAGTATGCCTTCTGAACCGCCCAAACAAGATTATATTCACGTTAGAGCAAGAAGGGGCCAAGCTACTGATAGTCACAGTCTCGCAGAAAGA GCAAGAAGAGAAAAAATTAGTGAAAGAATGAAGATTTTACAAGATTTGGTTCCTGGATGTAACAAGGTA GTTATTGGTAAAGCACTTGTTCTTGATGAGATAATTAATTACATCCAATCTCTGCAGCGCCAAGTTGAG TTTCTGTCAATGAAGCTAGAAACAGTAAATTCGAGGATGACTTTGAGTCCTACCATTGAAGGCTTTTCGTCAAAAGAT ATTGGTCTGCAGGCATTTGATGCTGCAGGATTGTTATTTGGCTCACAAGCACCAAGGGATTATGCTCAAGGCTCACCACCCGAATGGCTGCATATGCAGGTTGGTGGTAGTATCGATTGA
- the LOC133830410 gene encoding transcription factor bHLH79 isoform X4 yields MDPPLINESSFSAANPSSYSLAEIWPFGGEPGGVSRLGLRMSHMGQNPSGLGESSGNRDGSMEESTVTGQSGGGGGRKRRDVSSEDESSKNNSNGKRTKLSGSKRENGVSKVEAESSSVVGDKPVEQASMPSEPPKQDYIHVRARRGQATDSHSLAERARREKISERMKILQDLVPGCNKVIGKALVLDEIINYIQSLQRQVEFLSMKLETVNSRMTLSPTIEGFSSKDIGLQAFDAAGLLFGSQAPRDYAQGSPPEWLHMQVGGSID; encoded by the exons ATGGATCCTCCACTCATAAACGAATCTTCATTCTCTGCTGCCAACCCATCTTCCTATAGTTTGGCCGAGATTTGGCCATTTGGTGGAGAACCCGGTGGCGTTTCTAGGCTGGGCCTTCGAATGAGCCATATGGGCCAAAACCCAAGTGGGCTTGGAGAGAGCTCCGGAAATCGAGATGGGTCGATGGAGGAATCCACTGTAACGGGGCAGAGTGGCGGTGGTGGTGGAAGGAAGAGAAGGGATGTGAGCTCTGAAGACGAGTCTTCAAAG AATAACTCAAATGGTAAGAGGACGAAATTATCAGGATCCAAACGTGAAAACGGTGTTTCAAAAGTTGAAGCGGAATCTAGTTCGGTGGTTGGTGATAAGCCAGTTGAACAAGCAAGTATGCCTTCTGAACCGCCCAAACAAGATTATATTCACGTTAGAGCAAGAAGGGGCCAAGCTACTGATAGTCACAGTCTCGCAGAAAGA GCAAGAAGAGAAAAAATTAGTGAAAGAATGAAGATTTTACAAGATTTGGTTCCTGGATGTAACAAG GTTATTGGTAAAGCACTTGTTCTTGATGAGATAATTAATTACATCCAATCTCTGCAGCGCCAAGTTGAG TTTCTGTCAATGAAGCTAGAAACAGTAAATTCGAGGATGACTTTGAGTCCTACCATTGAAGGCTTTTCGTCAAAAGAT ATTGGTCTGCAGGCATTTGATGCTGCAGGATTGTTATTTGGCTCACAAGCACCAAGGGATTATGCTCAAGGCTCACCACCCGAATGGCTGCATATGCAGGTTGGTGGTAGTATCGATTGA
- the LOC133830411 gene encoding germin-like protein subfamily T member 2, which translates to MVSLSSSGYYLVFCLLGLLLTRLPSHSADPDPLQDFCVANLNATFSVNGFPCKPVSQTTSEDFFFSGLSKEGDTNTPSGVSVTAGNVQSFPGLNTLGISMNRVDFAPGGLNPPHSHPRATESGIVIHGKLLVGFITTDNVFHSKVLTAGQMFVIPRGLVHFQRNVGEEKALTFTAFNSHLPGVVLIAPNLFATTPPIPNQVLTKAFQVEDEVVNSIRSKFGA; encoded by the coding sequence ATGGTTAGCCTATCAAGCTCAGGTTATTACCTTGTATTTTGCCTGCTAGGCTTACTGCTTACCCGTCTCCCATCTCATTCAGCCGACCCTGATCCTTTACAGGACTTCTGTGTAGCAAATCTTAATGCCACTTTCTCTGTTAATGGCTTTCCCTGCAAACCTGTCTCACAAACTACTTCAGAAGATTTCTTCTTCAGTGGACTGAGCAAAGAAGGTGACACAAATACCCCCTCTGGAGTCAGTGTGACTGCTGGGAATGTCCAGTCGTTTCCAGGGCTAAACACTCTTGGGATCTCCATGAACCGAGTAGACTTTGCCCCGGGAGGTTTGAATCCTCCCCACTCACATCCTCGTGCTACTGAATCTGGCATAGTCATCCATGGGAAGCTCCTAGTTGGGTTTATTACAACTGATAATGTTTTCCACTCCAAGGTTTTGACTGCTGGGCAGATGTTTGTCATTCCCAGGGGACTTGTTCACTTCCAACGAAATGTTGGAGAAGAAAAGGCCTTGACCTTCACTGCCTTCAACAGTCACTTGCCTGGGGTTGTTCTCATTGCCCCAAATCTCTTTGCCACAACACCACCAATTCCTAATCAAGTTTTGACCAAGGCCTTCCAAGTAGAAGACGAGGTTGTCAACAGCATAAGATCCAAGTTCGGTGCTTGA
- the LOC133830409 gene encoding 5-formyltetrahydrofolate cyclo-ligase, mitochondrial isoform X2 has translation MAMGRRAHVRELVKTALMTQPLLFTLPTLAANSLSLNPLLFNPLRPPPSLVASRSTVTMSPNKNDNGQDQLDAIFKQKRVVRSQVRKALKAMDPSLRSHEDIAVQDLVLGAPWFKSSQRLCAYISCSALREVDTSKLLSEILENPAKDGHMELRKKLYVPRVEDKNSHMRMLNISRIDDLIANSMDILEPASVDSDGNEREDVMQANDPVDLFILPGLAFDRTGRRLGRGGGYYDTFIRNYQELAKTKNWKQPLLVALSYSSQIMNEGVIPMTENDVPLDALVSPSGVIPISSAALDRTSV, from the exons atggccatggggagaaGAGCCCATGTGAGGGAGTTGGTGAAAACAGCTCTCATGACCCAACCTCTACTCTTCACTTTGCCTACACTCGCTGCCAATTCTCTTTCTCTCAACCCTTTACTCTTCAATCCCCTGCGACCACCTCCCTCCTTAGTAGCTTCACGCTCAACTGTAACCATGAGCCCCAACAAAAACGACAATGGTCAAGACCAGCTGGACGCTATATTTAAGCAGAAACGGGTCGTCAGATCCCAAGTCCGCAAGGCCCTCAAAGCTATGGATCCTAGCCTCAGATCCCATGAAG ATATTGCTGTTCAGGATTTAGTTCTGGGAGCTCCCTGGTTTAAATCTTCTCAGAGACTATGTGCATATATAAGCTGTAGTGCTTTGCGTGAAGTTGATACCTCGAAACTGTTGTCTGAGATTCTGGAAAATCCAGCCAAAG ATGGTCATATGGAGCTGAGGAAGAAGCTTTATGTTCCTAGAGTTGAAGACAAGAACAGTCACATGCGAATGCTAAACATATCACGCATTGACGATCTTATTGCCAATTCCATGGATATTTTGGAACCAGCTTCTGTAGATAGTGATGGAAATGAACGCGAAGATG TCATGCAGGCAAATGACCCAGTTGATTTGTTCATCTTACCCG GACTAGCATTTGACAGAACTGGAAGACGCTTAGGACGTGGTGGCGG TTACTATGATACTTTCATCAGGAACTACCAAGAGCTTGCAAAGACAAAGAATTGGAAGCAACCCCTCCTTG TTGCATTGTCCTATTCCTCACAGATAATGAATGAAGGAGTTATACCAATGACCGAGAATGATGTTCCTCTTGATGCTCTTGTGTCCCCATCTGGTGTTATTCCCATAAGTTCAGCTGCGTTAGACAG GACTTCTGTGTAG
- the LOC133830409 gene encoding 5-formyltetrahydrofolate cyclo-ligase, mitochondrial isoform X1: protein MAMGRRAHVRELVKTALMTQPLLFTLPTLAANSLSLNPLLFNPLRPPPSLVASRSTVTMSPNKNDNGQDQLDAIFKQKRVVRSQVRKALKAMDPSLRSHEDIAVQDLVLGAPWFKSSQRLCAYISCSALREVDTSKLLSEILENPAKDGHMELRKKLYVPRVEDKNSHMRMLNISRIDDLIANSMDILEPASVDSDGNEREDVMQANDPVDLFILPGLAFDRTGRRLGRGGGYYDTFIRNYQELAKTKNWKQPLLVALSYSSQIMNEGVIPMTENDVPLDALVSPSGVIPISSAALDRMEV, encoded by the exons atggccatggggagaaGAGCCCATGTGAGGGAGTTGGTGAAAACAGCTCTCATGACCCAACCTCTACTCTTCACTTTGCCTACACTCGCTGCCAATTCTCTTTCTCTCAACCCTTTACTCTTCAATCCCCTGCGACCACCTCCCTCCTTAGTAGCTTCACGCTCAACTGTAACCATGAGCCCCAACAAAAACGACAATGGTCAAGACCAGCTGGACGCTATATTTAAGCAGAAACGGGTCGTCAGATCCCAAGTCCGCAAGGCCCTCAAAGCTATGGATCCTAGCCTCAGATCCCATGAAG ATATTGCTGTTCAGGATTTAGTTCTGGGAGCTCCCTGGTTTAAATCTTCTCAGAGACTATGTGCATATATAAGCTGTAGTGCTTTGCGTGAAGTTGATACCTCGAAACTGTTGTCTGAGATTCTGGAAAATCCAGCCAAAG ATGGTCATATGGAGCTGAGGAAGAAGCTTTATGTTCCTAGAGTTGAAGACAAGAACAGTCACATGCGAATGCTAAACATATCACGCATTGACGATCTTATTGCCAATTCCATGGATATTTTGGAACCAGCTTCTGTAGATAGTGATGGAAATGAACGCGAAGATG TCATGCAGGCAAATGACCCAGTTGATTTGTTCATCTTACCCG GACTAGCATTTGACAGAACTGGAAGACGCTTAGGACGTGGTGGCGG TTACTATGATACTTTCATCAGGAACTACCAAGAGCTTGCAAAGACAAAGAATTGGAAGCAACCCCTCCTTG TTGCATTGTCCTATTCCTCACAGATAATGAATGAAGGAGTTATACCAATGACCGAGAATGATGTTCCTCTTGATGCTCTTGTGTCCCCATCTGGTGTTATTCCCATAAGTTCAGCTGCGTTAGACAG AATGGAGGTTTGA